The Cyprinus carpio isolate SPL01 chromosome A5, ASM1834038v1, whole genome shotgun sequence genome has a segment encoding these proteins:
- the LOC122145167 gene encoding sodium channel subunit beta-2-like, with product IHKHSCIIALSNNNVVLLAGGLLFLCLIVNVTIIASPTPLTILITSTAESLPALPADDPPGPQEASYLQQPLKAKAVEGEDVVFPCYLKSDVDEGAVEKVKWYVQSLEGRRNVLQGNETVEDVFAGRVFLSGDLSEGDLSMTLRNISLEDRGLYLCAFISTNSTILQGGGTKLSIRKGLGVIEESVGTIIGIIVAVVGVAVGLVAVILTQFKDKLNCLQK from the exons ATACATAAGCATTCATGTATAATTGCACTCTcgaataataatgttgttttattggcAGGTGGGCTTCTTTTTCTTTGTCTGATTGTAAATGTGACCATTATCGCCAGTCCCACTCCCCTGACCATCCTCATCACGTCCACAGCAGAATCTTTACCTGCTTTGCCTGCTGATGATCCTCCCGGCCCACAGGAGGCGTCTTATTTACAACAGCCTCTAAAGGCAAAAGCTGTGGAAGGGGAGGATGTGGTGTTTCCCTGTTATTTAAAGAGTGATGTAGATGAAGGGGCTGTGGAGAAGGTGAAGTGGTATGTGCAGAGTTTGGAGGGAAGGAGGAATGTTCTACAAGGGAACGAGACGGTGGAGGATGTGTTTGCTGGCCGTGTGTTTTTGTCTGGTGATCTGTCTGAGGGAGATCTATCCATGACACTAAGGAATATTTCTCTGGAGGATCGAGGCCTGTATTTGTGTGCCTTCATATCAACAAACTCAACTATTCTTCAGGGAGGCGGGACCAAACTCAGCATCCGCAAAGGACTGG GTGTGATTGAAGAGTCTGTGGGCACTATAATCGGAATCATTGTGGCAGTTGTTGGTGTGGCAGTGGGGCTGGTTGCTGTGATACTGACTCAATTCAAGGACAAACTGAACTGCCTCCAGAAATGA
- the LOC109089969 gene encoding V-type proton ATPase catalytic subunit A-like isoform X2: protein MDFSKLSKIQDEDREGQFGYVHGVSGPVVTASSMAGAAMYELVRVGHSELVGEIIRLEGDMATIQVYEETSGVSVGDPVLRTGKPLSVELGPGIMGSIFDGIQRPLKDINDLTKSIYIPRGVNIGALNRDIKWEFSPFQNLRVGSHITGGDIYGFVYENSLIKHKIMLPPRSRGTVTYLAPPGNYDVSDVVLELEFEGVKEKFTMVQVWPVRQVRPVTEKLPANHPLLTGQRVLDALFPCVQGGTTAIPGAFGCGKTVISQSLSKYSNSDVIIYVGCGERGNEMSEVLRDFPELTMEVDGKVESIMKRTALVANTSNMPVAAREASIYTGITLSEYFRDMGYNVSMMADSTSRWAEALREISGRLAEMPADSGYPAYLGARLASFYERAGRVKCLGNPEREGSVSIVGAVSPPGGDFSDPVTSATLGIVQVFWGLDKKLAQRKHFPSVNWLISYSKYTRALDEYYDKHFPEFVPLRTKAKEILQEEEDLAEIVQLVGKASLAETDKITLEVAKLIKDDFLQQNGYTPYDRFCPFYKTVGILSNMIAFYDLARHAVETTAQSDNKITWAQIREHMGEILYRISSMKFKDPVKEGEAKIKADYAQLLEDMQNSFRTLED, encoded by the exons ATGGATTTCTCCAAGCTGTCTAAGATCCAAGATGAGGACCGCGAGGGTCAGTTCGGATATGTGCATGGAGTTTCAGGCccag TGGTGACAGCCTCTAGCATGGCAGGTGCGGCCATGTATGAACTGGTGCGTGTGGGCCACAGTGAGCTAGTGGGAGAAATTATCAGATTGGAAGGAGATATGGCAACCATCCAGGTATACGAGGAGACCT CTGGAGTTTCTGTCGGAGACCCTGTGCTCCGCACTGGAAAGCCCCTCTCTGTGGAGCTGGGGCCCGGAATCATGGGCTCTATCTTTGACGGTATTCAGCGTCCCCTCAAAGACATCAATGACCTCACAAAGAGCATTTACATCCCCAGAGGGGTTAACATAGGAGCTCTCAACAGGGACATCAAGTGGGAATTCTCTCCTTTTCAGAACCTGAGG gTTGGAAGTCACATTACAGGAGGTGATATCTATGGATTTGTTTACGAGAACTCTCTAATCAAACACAAGATCATGTTGCCCCCTCGCAGCAGGGGAACAGTAACCTACCTCGCTCCGCCAGGAAATTATGACGTCTCT GATGTGGTGCTGGAACTGGAGTTTGAAGGAGTGAAGGAGAAGTTCACCATGGTGCAGGTGTGGCCTGTGCGACAGGTGAGGCCTGTTACTGAGAAACTACCTGCAAATCACCCCCTGCTGACGGGACAACGAGTACTGGATGCCCTCTTTCC TTGTGTCCAAGGAGGGACCACAGCCATTCCAGGAGCCTTCGGCTGTGGTAAGACCGTgatctctcagtctctctccaAATACTccaacagtgatgtcatcatttacgTGGGTTGTGGAGAGCGTGGAAATGAGATGTCTGAAGTATTAAGAGACTTCCCGGAG CTAACTATGGAGGTGGACGGCAAGGTGGAGAGCATTATGAAGAGAACAGCACTGGTGGCCAACACCTCAAACATGCCTGTGGCTGCCAGAGAAGCCTCCATCTACACTG GTATCACATTGTCTGAGTACTTCAGAGACATGGGCTATAACGTCAGTATGATGGCTGACTCCACCTCGCGCTGGGCTGAGGCTCTTAGGGAGATCTCCGGACGATTGGCTGAGATGCCTGCTG ACAGTGGGTATCCCGCATACCTTGGAGCCCGTCTGGCGTCGTTCTATGAGAGAGCAGGTCGAGTGAAGTGCCTGGGTAACCCAGAGAGAGAGGGCAGCGTCAGCATTGTGGGAGC TGTGTCTCCCCCTGGTGGTGACTTCTCAGATCCTGTGACTTCTGCCACTCTTGGTATTGTGCAG GTGTTTTGGGGTCTAGATAAGAAGCTTGCCCAGAGGAAACACTTCCCTTCTGTTAACTGGCTTATCAGTTACAGTAAATATACACGAGCACTTGATGAGTACTATGACAAACACTTCCCAGAATTTGTGCCGCTGCGTACCAAAGCCAAAGAGATTctgcaggaggaggaggaccTGGCTGAGATTGTGCAACTTGTTGGaaag GCATCTCTGGCTGAGACGGATAAAATCACTCTGGAGGTGGCCAAACTCATTAAAGATGACTTCCTGCAGCAGAACGGTTACACTCCCTATGACAG GTTCTGTCCCTTCTATAAGACAGTGGGGATCCTGTCTAATATGATAGCTTTTTATGACCTGGCCCGGCATGCTGTCGAAACCACAGCACAGAGCGATAACAAGATCACATGGGCCCAGATCCGTGAACACATGGGAGAAATTCTTTATCGAATCAGCTCCATGAAGTTTAAG gATCCAGTGAAAGAGGGTGAAGCAAAGATCAAAGCTGACTACGCTCAACTGCTGGAAGACATGCAGAATTCTTTCCGCACTCTTGAGGACTGA
- the LOC109089969 gene encoding V-type proton ATPase catalytic subunit A-like isoform X1, translated as MAHCLLHCVRTSLILAGQLTYVVTVFFPTQLLGRIFQGLSFISCKYRLLTQRMDFSKLSKIQDEDREGQFGYVHGVSGPVVTASSMAGAAMYELVRVGHSELVGEIIRLEGDMATIQVYEETSGVSVGDPVLRTGKPLSVELGPGIMGSIFDGIQRPLKDINDLTKSIYIPRGVNIGALNRDIKWEFSPFQNLRVGSHITGGDIYGFVYENSLIKHKIMLPPRSRGTVTYLAPPGNYDVSDVVLELEFEGVKEKFTMVQVWPVRQVRPVTEKLPANHPLLTGQRVLDALFPCVQGGTTAIPGAFGCGKTVISQSLSKYSNSDVIIYVGCGERGNEMSEVLRDFPELTMEVDGKVESIMKRTALVANTSNMPVAAREASIYTGITLSEYFRDMGYNVSMMADSTSRWAEALREISGRLAEMPADSGYPAYLGARLASFYERAGRVKCLGNPEREGSVSIVGAVSPPGGDFSDPVTSATLGIVQVFWGLDKKLAQRKHFPSVNWLISYSKYTRALDEYYDKHFPEFVPLRTKAKEILQEEEDLAEIVQLVGKASLAETDKITLEVAKLIKDDFLQQNGYTPYDRFCPFYKTVGILSNMIAFYDLARHAVETTAQSDNKITWAQIREHMGEILYRISSMKFKDPVKEGEAKIKADYAQLLEDMQNSFRTLED; from the exons ATGGCGCACTGTCTTTTGCACTGTGTACGGACTTCCTTAATCCTGGCAGGTCAGCTGACCTATGTCGTGACAGTTTTTTTCCCTACTCAACTGCTTGGTAGGATATTCCAAGGATTGTCGTTCATTTCATGCAAATACA GATTGCTAACACAGAGAATGGATTTCTCCAAGCTGTCTAAGATCCAAGATGAGGACCGCGAGGGTCAGTTCGGATATGTGCATGGAGTTTCAGGCccag TGGTGACAGCCTCTAGCATGGCAGGTGCGGCCATGTATGAACTGGTGCGTGTGGGCCACAGTGAGCTAGTGGGAGAAATTATCAGATTGGAAGGAGATATGGCAACCATCCAGGTATACGAGGAGACCT CTGGAGTTTCTGTCGGAGACCCTGTGCTCCGCACTGGAAAGCCCCTCTCTGTGGAGCTGGGGCCCGGAATCATGGGCTCTATCTTTGACGGTATTCAGCGTCCCCTCAAAGACATCAATGACCTCACAAAGAGCATTTACATCCCCAGAGGGGTTAACATAGGAGCTCTCAACAGGGACATCAAGTGGGAATTCTCTCCTTTTCAGAACCTGAGG gTTGGAAGTCACATTACAGGAGGTGATATCTATGGATTTGTTTACGAGAACTCTCTAATCAAACACAAGATCATGTTGCCCCCTCGCAGCAGGGGAACAGTAACCTACCTCGCTCCGCCAGGAAATTATGACGTCTCT GATGTGGTGCTGGAACTGGAGTTTGAAGGAGTGAAGGAGAAGTTCACCATGGTGCAGGTGTGGCCTGTGCGACAGGTGAGGCCTGTTACTGAGAAACTACCTGCAAATCACCCCCTGCTGACGGGACAACGAGTACTGGATGCCCTCTTTCC TTGTGTCCAAGGAGGGACCACAGCCATTCCAGGAGCCTTCGGCTGTGGTAAGACCGTgatctctcagtctctctccaAATACTccaacagtgatgtcatcatttacgTGGGTTGTGGAGAGCGTGGAAATGAGATGTCTGAAGTATTAAGAGACTTCCCGGAG CTAACTATGGAGGTGGACGGCAAGGTGGAGAGCATTATGAAGAGAACAGCACTGGTGGCCAACACCTCAAACATGCCTGTGGCTGCCAGAGAAGCCTCCATCTACACTG GTATCACATTGTCTGAGTACTTCAGAGACATGGGCTATAACGTCAGTATGATGGCTGACTCCACCTCGCGCTGGGCTGAGGCTCTTAGGGAGATCTCCGGACGATTGGCTGAGATGCCTGCTG ACAGTGGGTATCCCGCATACCTTGGAGCCCGTCTGGCGTCGTTCTATGAGAGAGCAGGTCGAGTGAAGTGCCTGGGTAACCCAGAGAGAGAGGGCAGCGTCAGCATTGTGGGAGC TGTGTCTCCCCCTGGTGGTGACTTCTCAGATCCTGTGACTTCTGCCACTCTTGGTATTGTGCAG GTGTTTTGGGGTCTAGATAAGAAGCTTGCCCAGAGGAAACACTTCCCTTCTGTTAACTGGCTTATCAGTTACAGTAAATATACACGAGCACTTGATGAGTACTATGACAAACACTTCCCAGAATTTGTGCCGCTGCGTACCAAAGCCAAAGAGATTctgcaggaggaggaggaccTGGCTGAGATTGTGCAACTTGTTGGaaag GCATCTCTGGCTGAGACGGATAAAATCACTCTGGAGGTGGCCAAACTCATTAAAGATGACTTCCTGCAGCAGAACGGTTACACTCCCTATGACAG GTTCTGTCCCTTCTATAAGACAGTGGGGATCCTGTCTAATATGATAGCTTTTTATGACCTGGCCCGGCATGCTGTCGAAACCACAGCACAGAGCGATAACAAGATCACATGGGCCCAGATCCGTGAACACATGGGAGAAATTCTTTATCGAATCAGCTCCATGAAGTTTAAG gATCCAGTGAAAGAGGGTGAAGCAAAGATCAAAGCTGACTACGCTCAACTGCTGGAAGACATGCAGAATTCTTTCCGCACTCTTGAGGACTGA
- the LOC109090299 gene encoding palmitoyltransferase ZDHHC23-A-like has translation MKRERFKPPEPDDPLCCCGDIDQQREYCCCDCEELDDACERLVRGEQDKPDIFSRFVSCMADRLGLPCCAVGPLRLEISVLPPMVLIPGLLRVAAINCMLGVVVLTALPGLVLWYYYVTHRRKRRTLFFLSLALFSLAYMYYLFLTEIVPRGDVSNLQLVTVTTGMMLTLISLVRTKQGPGFVKSQSLAQGINSICTTNQSTNIPGDSAPCKGISQSNGENEGKKKLCPVCRQVRPPRAGHCRICGACVLRMDHHCVWINSCVGQANHRQFILTLLLFLVTSFYGISLVLWSVCPQQSLFTAMLYCPGVYNQYSTALCFTCVWYSVIITGGLLHLFILQIINVSYNVTEREAQIALRNKTGRRRFCGLVVETGMYSRGFLQNWIQFLTMNTDENGSPFTFTVMV, from the exons ATGAAACGAGAACGTTTTAAGCCCCCGGAACCAGATGACCCTCTGTGCTGCTGTGGAGACATCGACCAGCAAAGAGAGTACTGCTGCTGTGACTGTGAAGAACTAGATGATGCCTGtgaaag GTTAGTCAGAGGAGAGCAAGACAAGCCAGACATCTTCTCTCGTTTCGTCTCTTGTATGGCTGATCGTTTGGGTTTGCCATGTTGTGCCGTAGGACCCCTTCGATTGGAAATCTCTGTCTTACCTCCCATGGTATTAATTCCTGGTCTGTTGCGAGTAGCAGCAATTAACTGTATGTTGGGAGTTGTTGTCCTAACTGCCCTACCAGGACTGGTGCTTTGGTATTACTATGTGACTCACAGAAGGAAAAGACGCACATTGTTTTTCCTTAGCTTGGCACTTTTCTCCCTTGCCTACATGTACTATCTTTTCCTTACTGAGATCGTTCCCAGAGGAGACGTCAGTAATCTGCAGCTGGTTACTGTGACGACAGGCATGATGTTGACCCTTATCTCCCTTGTGCGCACCAAACAAGGACCAGGCTTTGTCAAATCCCAGTCATTAGCTCAGGGAATTAACAGTATCTgtacaaccaatcagagcacaaacATACCTGGAGACTCCGCCCCCTGCAAAGGAATCAGTCAGTCAAATGGGGAAAACGAAGGAAAGAAGAAGTTATGCCCTGTGTGCCGACAGGTGCGCCCACCAAGGGCAGGGCACTGCAGGATCTGTGGGGCATGTGTCCTTCGAATGGACCACCACTGTGTTTG GATAAACAGCTGTGTAGGTCAAGCCAATCACAGGCAGTTCATTTTGACGCTCCTTCTTTTCCTGGTGACATCGTTCTACGGGATCAGTTTGGTGTTATGGAGTGTATGTCCACAACAGAGTCTATTCACAGCCATGTTATACTGCCCTGGAGTCTATAACCAATACAG cacaGCGCTGTGCTTCACGTGTGTGTGGTACAGCGTTATCATAACAGGTGGTCTGCTCCACCTGTTCATCCTTCAGATCATCAATGTCAGTTACAACGTAACAGAACGCGAAGCTCAGATTGCTTTGCGCAACAAAACTGGCAGACGGCGCTTCTGTGGCCTGGTTGTGGAGACAGGCATGTATTCGCGAGGCTTCCTCCAGAACTGGATTCAGTTCCTCACAATGAACACGGATGAGAACGGTTCCCCTTTCACCTTCACAGTCATGGTATGA